In Dromiciops gliroides isolate mDroGli1 chromosome 4, mDroGli1.pri, whole genome shotgun sequence, one DNA window encodes the following:
- the LOC122754715 gene encoding LOW QUALITY PROTEIN: insulin-like growth factor 2 mRNA-binding protein 1 (The sequence of the model RefSeq protein was modified relative to this genomic sequence to represent the inferred CDS: inserted 2 bases in 1 codon; deleted 1 base in 1 codon; substituted 1 base at 1 genomic stop codon) gives MQGRSRRGAGDRRLETGPALPPTRQRHHRRQRLGPRARGAIWIQWSRKIQIQNIPPQLRWEVLDCLLAQYGAVENGEQVNTESKTAVVNVTYSNREQTRQAIMKLNGHQLENHSLKVSYIPDKQMAQGPENGRRGGFNSQGQPRQGSPVVAGAPSKQQPVDIPLRLLVPTQYVGTIIGKEGATIRNITKQTRSKIDVHRKKNAGAAEKAISAHSTPEGCSSACKMILEITQKEAKDTKTADEVPLNILAHNNFVGRLIGKEGXNLKKVEQDTETKITXLTLYNPEWTITVKGSIENCCKAEQEIIKKVREAYENDVAAMSLQSHLIPGLNLAAVGLFPALSSAVPPPPSSVSGAAPYSSFMQAPEQEMVQVFIPAQAVHAIIDKKGQHIKQLSRFACASIKIAPPETPDSKVQMVIITGPSGAQFKAQGRIYGKLKEENFFGPKEEVKLETHIQVPASSAGRVIGKGGKTVNELQNLTADENEQAIVKVIGHFYARQMAQRKIQDILAQVKQQHQKGQSNQTPAQRK, from the exons agccatctggatccagtggagCCGTAAAATCCAGATCCAAAATATCCCTCCCCAGCTTCGATGGGAGGTGTTGGACTGCCTGCTGGCCCAGTATGGCGCAGTAGAGAACGGTGAGCAAGTGAACACCGAGAGCAAGACTGCAGTGGTGAATGTAACCTATTCCAACCGGGAACAGACAAGGCAAGCCATCATGAAGCTGAATGGCCACCAGCTGGAGAACCACTCGCTGAAGGTCTCTTATATCCCTGATAAGCAGATGGCTCAGGGTCCTGAGAATGGTCGCCGAGGGGGCTTTAATTCCCAGGGTCAACCCCGCCAGGGCTCACCTGTGGTGGCAGGTGCTCCCTCTAAACAACAGCCAGTGGATATTCCCCTCAGGCTCCTGGTGCCCACCCAGTATGTGGGTACCATCATTGGCAAGGAAGGGGCCACCATTCGTAACATCACTAAACAGACTCGGTCTAAGATTGATGTTCACCGAAAGAAGAATGCTGGAGCAGCCGAGAAGGCCATCAGTGCTCACTCCACCCCAGAAGGGTGCTCTTCTGCTTGCAAGATGATTCTGGAAATCAcgcagaaagaagcaaaagataccAAGACAGCTGATGAGGTCCCCTTGAATATCCTGGCCCACAATAATTTTGTGGGACGTCTAATTGGCAAAGAAGGATGAAACCTGAAAAAAGTGGAACAGGATACAGAGACCAAAATCAC ATTGACCCTTTACAACCCTGAGTGGACCATCACAGTTAAGGGCTCTATTGAGAACTGCTGTAAAGCTGAGCAGGAGATTATAAAGAAAGTCCGTGAGGCCTATGAGAATGATGTAGCAGCCATGAGTCTacagtctcatttgatccctggCCTCAACTTGGCTGCTGTGGGCCTCTTCCCAGCCTTATCCAGTGCTGTTCCCCCACCTCCAAGCAGTGTCTCAGGGGCTGCCCCTTATAGCTCCTTCATGCAGGCTCCAGAGCAGGAGATGGTTCAGGTATTCATCCCTGCCCAGGCAGTGCATGCCATCATCGACAAGAAGGGGCAGCACATTAAGCAGCTGTCAAGGTTTGCCTGTGCCTCCATCAAGATTGCTCCCCCAGAGACCCCCGATTCCAAAGTTCAGATGGTCATCATCACTGGAccctctggggctcagtttaAGGCTCAAGGAAGAATCTATGGCAAACTCAAGGAAGAGAACTTTTTTGGTCCTAAGGAAGAGGTAAAACTGGAAACTCACATCCAGGTGCCTGCATCCTCAGCTGGCAGAGTC ATCGGCAAAGGCGGCAAAACTGTCAATGAGCTGCAGAACTTGACTGCTGATGAGAACGAGCAAGCCATTGTCAAAGTCATTGGACACTTTTACGCTAGGCAGATGGCCCAGCGTAAGATCCAAGACATCCTTGCTCAGGTGAAGCAACAGCACCAGAAGGGACAGAGCAACCAGACTCCGGCACAGAGGAAATGA